CGACGCGTCACGATGGTACAGAGACCACCAGGTAGTAGAGCAAATGGAGAACGAAGCCTTGAATTTCACGGTTTTCATCAAATCCAAAATGAACGACAAAAGCGTTGCTTTCGCATTGACAGCCCCCGATGTGAACGACGAGACGTGCTCCACTGACCACTGGGTCGTCCATTTTCGCTTAATCTTGATCCATTAAAAAGCCGTTCAAATTCTCAGCTCCAGGATGAAGTTGCAGGTGTTCGCCAACAGGATTGCCAACAGGATTCGCCAACAGGTTGGCATGATGTCAACAACGACTGTTAATTTATccgattttttattaattttccaGGTGAAGAGATATATGGCCGGCTGGCCGCAATGAATAGTTCAAATTTAAAGCAGAAACAAGTAAGCGCTTTGATAACAAACCTAATATTATGTTATCATTACGTATGTATATCGAAATCCATTCAGACATTTTCATTTGGAATCGTgttaaatgaaatggaaacgTTATTATCTATAACATATTATCTCCAATTCTAAATATTGATTTTCTAGATCTTTCGTGTACGTCCAGATTGTTTACGGCTGCAACCCGTGAGCtcttatgtttttttctttcctcctaaaaaaaaagtttcctctttttaattgtaaataaTTAAAGAGACAATTCTGCTTACTTTGTAGAGACTTGGAATCGCCTGCGAAAAGAAGTTTATCCAAATTGACGAACGGCATTTCCACGGCGACAGAAACGACAAACGCCAAAAGGAACGAGATCACCAAAATGCCGGCAAAATTCATAGCTCCAGAAATTTCAGTAAAGTAGTAAGGCTTGCGCAGGTGAGATATGTAAGCAAACGTGTAAATGAGATGAGTCAAGTAAACCGAATAGCTCAACCGGCTTAACGGAATGAACAATTTCCACGACAGGAATCGGTGGACGAAACCTGTTCAGACACAGTTAGAGCGTggttggtaaaatattttagcagCACCACAAAGAATAAATCCAACCTCCATATCCGTGAGTGCAGGCGAATATGATCCAACCGATGGTAATCGCCCAAGCCGAGTGATTCAAAACTCCGTAGGAAACCCGAATAAACGGGTCGATGACTGGAACTGTGGCCTCATCCAGATAAGGAAACATTCCGTAAGTTGCAATTAATCCCAATAGTGTTGCTATGATCCAACCTGCAGCTACCAAAAACTGTCAATGAAGGGTATCGTTACACACCCGTTGTAATTCTTGAAATAATTTCGAGTTAAATACTTTATTGATATGGATTGTTTTATCCTTCGTCTTGTAGAGTAGCAACCCTAATAGAATTCCTATAAGGTATGGAGGCATCCGTGCAAATGTTTCCGAGTAATGTTTATCTGCGTAGACATTAATTTCTGTTACGTCAGATCTAATCaattaaacaaattgttaATGCAATCAATGCTTATTTCATTCATAAAATATTTGCAGCAAATTTACGGTCTGAACCAAAAGATTGTTGGTGGTAGATTgtgaacaacaaaaacaatcgtGGATATTCCCAACATAACTAAAAAATTTAACGCTGTCCAAATGATTCCGGCCCTCTTCCAGCGCCAAATTGGATAAATGAAGAGCGGACTGATCAAGAACATTTGCATGTCGCAGGCAAGATACCAAGTCTCTAGGGAAGGCATTTCAGGATTTGTCCCCCAGTTTCTTACTGGTTTCACAAAGTTGTTGATGTACATCAAGTTGGCCCACCAGGATTTTCTTAAAGCTTTGCTCTTCTGTACCACAAAATTCCAGTCAGGACCAGTTCCCACGTACGGATACAGTGTCGAAATGAACGCCACTAAAGCTGCATACACTGGGGTAAGTCTtaattcatcatttttcaattagtatGATAGCACAAAATGTGAATTAGCGTGGCTCTCGTTCGATACCTGATGTAGCGGTGGAGATAAAATCGCTTGAGATTGAAAACTCCGTTATTCTGATCTAATTGCCGCAATTGTGTAAATGCAACTAGGAGGCCACTCAGTAAAAAGAAAGTATCAACTGCGAACAATCCATTTGTTATGAACTGATAACTCAGTTGTAATGTTTTCTGCGTAAAAAATTTCCAGTCAGTTAAACAGGATAGTTAGACttgcttttttttccgtcGGTGACATAACTTTTAAACGGTTAACCGAAATTACCTCAACAGCCATTTGTCGGTTGTATATTAATCTTGAAAACGTAAACGCAGCGCTAACATGGATTAGAACAATCCAGCAAGTTGACAAAACTCGTATACCGTTTACACACGATAAGTTATCTTTTGCACCTTCAGTCGAGAATAAAGTTTTGCAGTTTTTTCTAGCGGAAAAACAGTAAAGCAACTGAATAGCGAACGATTGTCGGGAATCGTTTCCTTTCCAGTTATCGTGAACTGTCGCCGTTGCGACTGTAATGCCCAAAAGACAAAATGCGAACctgaaatattaaattatgCACGAAATCGGTGGAACATGTAATTAGCCCTCATTCgtttcaaaattaaagaagTTTTCCATTGGACTTACATAACGGCGATAGTGACGTTATCAAACGTCGTCCTACTGATGTTAATTTTCTCTTGAGTGTAACAGTGATTCTCGTTGGCGATGGCGACTATTGAATAATTTGTTCCTTTGATAGTGCGATGCCCAACATGTTGGGAAACTGCAGATGTTAAATCACATGCACTGCAGGTCGACGGTAAACAGAAACCAACACTGGGCCTTTGGTAAAAGTAGAGATGTTCCAGATGTTCGACTCGTCCATTGTGCTCTTCTTCCCTTGGCGTGTTAGATATGTAGCTTTGATTGCCGTTTATTTGATCAATTAATTTCAGTCCAAAGAAGACGGTGCAATATTGACCTTGGAAAGGAATTCCATCGGATTGAACCGATAGACATTCATCAAACAATCCTGGTTCGTGGTGAAGGATTTCGCTTCCTTCCATGTAAATCAAATCTTCCACCAGTCTCCCGGAGGACTCGTACACTGTAACAATTTGATTTATCAATAGAACAATGTTACTTAAGAAAATATTGGCATTACGGTGGTAAGCTATCACAACTTACTTTTGACTGCCCATGGAAGTCGACTACGTAGCGCCGTTAGGTATTCTTCTGTATGTTGCAGACATGTTTTACTTGCATTTGAAGCAGCAGATGCGGTTGGAACACTCGAGTAAATAAACCGCTCGTCGGATTCCGATTTAAAATTTGTCGTCAAACTGAGGCCATCGATTACTGGCGATAGAAATAAACTAATTACAAGTAAGCAATGGAACGACATCCTTATTTTATTCCGACAGTTACTAGAGCTGGCGACTAACTAATTTTGATGTAAATATACAGATTTTTCCGTGATTACTGTAGATAGTCGATATTTGTATACGTGCATATCATAGTTACAAGggttactggtcaaagttCAAGTTGTCGCTTGGTGTACAAAGTACAATACaggaagcctccgccacaccaAAGTCGTCGCGCCAAACGCCACGCCCCTATAAGATTAGGTTTTgttataattaaatttttatttaatgtttaGATAGAAATATGCGGTTATTTCTAAAACCAGCGGTCGATCTCctttctctatagattcaaattcttttgcgATCGTAGTTCAAACGTCAAATCTACTTTTTTCTCGCCCAGGAGCAACCTCGCTACTTCACCCCGCCATTTGGGAATCCAGGGAAGAAATCTTTACTCCTCATCCACATTTTCCACGGGCATACAAATCGAAACCAAATGAGATCGTTGTCGGCCCACCATTCGACATCTGAAGCCACTGCTCTAGTCGATCTCGAAACTGAACGGTGATAAAAGCGGGTAAAAGATTAATTTATTAGATTTTGTGATTATTATGAAATTTTCGTTGATATAGTCTATTATGTTATTTTCGTTGGTTTTTTAAGTATCTTCGTCCGTTGATGAAACGCACAGGGTCGCGTTTCCGATTTCAGCGTCCGGCCCAGCTGAACAAGATCGCTGTAGTTGTAGCCAATGGCAACAAACATTTATCACCTACATTATACTAGTGGCCTAAAGCACCAGGTAAtaggaaacatttttatttcttttatttctcttgaatCCATAGCTTTATcagtattttattcttttcaaaagATCTATAGAAACACAAAGGTGATGGAATTCCATCATCTTTACGGTCAATTGAGTTCGACCGTATCACGAAGTGAAACATCTAGCCCGATGTTGTTCAAGATTTGCATCATGGCCCCAAGAATATCTCACCTGATTGGGTCTACCCATTGGCTAGACCTCTGTTTCTGGCTGAATGTCTCGTTTTTCCGCACAAACTGCCCCAAATTCCCAAACCCTCTGTGCATGTCGCACTAAGAAGAAAGGGCGACCAAAGCCGGAAACATAGGCATGGACTAAAAACGGCAAGGGAAGTCGCCCGTCACAGAGGAGTGAAGATGGCTTGGAACTTTAGGTTACTACTAAGCATTTTCATTAGAGGAACGAAAAAGCTTCTGCTTGTACGTTACtttagaatgttttttttttaaattaaattttattatattttcaacatgttcCAACTAATGCAGtgtgaattaattatttttcaattactatTGTAGAGTTAAACCTGCAGACTGGCCGGTCAGCTTGCATGTCTTTCACGCTTGAAGGTCGCGGGGAATATTACgtgtaaaactgtcaatgcggtagtgtagaggttgggtgagaactggacgttttgcatcattatcaagcaggtgcAACAGCCGCAAGGCtcagccatttggtattcattttgatattggtttttgtagacccatccccagcaacgtcaacctaaagaaggaaaggccagtttgcatgtccttcccgctcgaaggtcacggagatcattacggaaaacgtgtcatgcgacggcggagaggttgggtgaggacGACACGTGTTACATCATTATCAAgtaggtacaatagccgcaaggcttaatATGTGGATcaggataagaaaaaaatcgtataaaatgagagagaaatggCCACAGAAATTAGCTGAGTGCATATTTTGACATTAGAGCGCCGTGGATCCATGGTGCAATAGCACAAAGTGACACTAGAGGGCCGTGGACTCCACGGTGCAATAGGCGCAACTTCTTTCTGACGCTAGACGGCATggcctttgatcattttttacCTGTTAGAATCAGTTTCTTACTTTGCATTGCACATctctgaaaaattttctcaatgctacttttaaaaattttttagtgataactgtcagtttctgtttcagcaacaaagctcacttgttagatttttaataatgtgtttttttttctacttccggttttctacttttcagtcagtagttcagtaaatattcattcgacgcacaaaataaccacatattcgtgatcctcgtcaaatttgtgataaagttcatgtttttttttgtacgttttcgtacttccggctttgagaattttcctgaactatatagttcaggaaaattctcgattttggccaaaatttggatttcttttaaatcacatctaatcgaccccaaatttcatggagatcacgaatatctgGTTTATTTTGTCGGCAGCCCAATTGTTAAGGCGCTACGACTACTTCCGGTATatttccggaaaatttgcataaaactagcaaaTGAGCTTTATTATCTGTACAATTCTTAAGACTCCCTGCCAAGTTAAGTAAACAGAAATGGTCTATTTGATTACTTTTGTGACTCTTTTGACTATCTAAGGCCGGTCCTTTAGATTGTTGGTTTTGGacgtgtcaaatagatggcgtggaAGAATATTGTGTTGATATGTGCTTATGGCAACTCGTTGTCAACAGTTCAGCTACAgctattttcttcaaaaattaccaatgaattcgTTGGTAAATTGGATATATTTTGTGTGCAATTTGTTGGGCATGTGTTCTTTTCCATAGATGTGTTTAATAACCTTAATATTTCTCATTcatttcatctctctctccagtAGAAAATGTGAAAGGGGTATGCAGCCTACTGTCAACTATTTTGTGTTGTAAATCCTGGGATCCTACTGAATGTGTCATAAAAATGACAGAGGTAACAACTAACACTAGCTTAATCAAGTATTGCTGAAATATATATTGTTCTCATTTGTTATTAGGATTCAACATAATTATCGATTCTATTAGACTTGCTGGATCACCAACCCCAGCATagaccaatctctcattccatcttctagagaacCTTGGATAACTGATTATTGGTGGTTTTGTGtgtaagtttatttttcaatattttcatgtcactgaactttctttgttgcagtctaatatgtatttaaagtattgtttTGTATTGACGTCTATCTAATagcacattgatgacacaaattataaacaaggtgacttaatttttttatttacaggtcgAGTCATgtcatttgaagaaaaaggacaatGACTATACAGTCGACAAGGTCCTTTGTTTggtaacccgttggctgctacctTTGAATAtccctttttacttcctgAAACAGGccctcttgatttgaggtattgctttctgttGCTGAAATCTAATTGAAATTATTGCCATcctaataaatgttcattctgccaACAGGGTAACTCCTTCGCTACTTATCGTGGACTTCATCCATTGGTGAAAACTGATAAGAGAAAGCtgtaattcaagactgatagtTGTTTGATGTCTAAGCCGGAAGACTACTATGGTTAATCGCTCTCGTAATAACTGTTCCTCAActcttcgctctttttctGGTTTCTCTTAACCATTGGCCATGTCTTAACCGTTGACCCTGGCTGCAGTCAATTAAGGCAGCATCTccccctgtcttgattgactgtctGTGCGAGTTTCAAAAGCAGTTTATCACccaaatgagacaaaaaggagTTTGTCTTATTTgggtataaattgttttaaaatttgcacAGAATAACATGTGTCTTGTACCGGACGCTTTGTTAATTACATGCGTAGTTAAATGAATAAACTAAATACAGTAATTGCATACACttaaatattaataattaataatattatttattatatatgtaaattagtttattatttttatttgtataatTTAGTAAATCGTTTAGTTTCATAaacttagttttctttttcgacattACATATTTCATTGtgaaaaatatatcaaatataAATTTCCAATTTCAAGTTCACTTAACATCCAATTATTTAAGAATTATTTGATATACATGGGTGAGGGAAATATAAGGAAGCACAACTGATATTTAAACCAGTTTCAGTTTACAACATGCCATAGCGGATAGCAAATACGCTTATTAATGTTACTACAATCACATACTACatagaaataacatttttgtcaACCCGAATTGGACTGGCACGGTTACTTTAGACACCAACAACAGCTACTCCAGAATAACCCCGGCATCATAACTTCAGGATCAGCTACTTCAAAGACTCCAGCAATATTCAGGAAAACAACAGCTTGAACAGGAGTCGGACTGCAAAACCACTGCACATTTAATTAACGTCGATACCTATGAGAAAAAACATGGTTATTATATTAGATAGACAGGAAAaccattgattttttttttatgttttcttaGTAAAATAGACAGAGGTCTGTCTACAAAGCAACCATCATTAATTTTCTGTCAGTTTGAATTTATCTTTTGACATAACAcaacatttcaataaaaaacttaACACTTTCCAAGTCACAAATAATACCTCAGGCAAAtaaccatttcttttcttgcagCTTTGCTTCAAGTCTTACTTCTCCACTACTTGATAACAAAAACTGCATGCAAAAGATTGATGATTGCATCATCACCAAGACCTgttgagaaagagaaaaatcattAATTTACATTCACACCTGAACCAGTTGAAAAAACATGTAatggaaggaaagaaaagtcatgtcgtttaaattaaaaattaaatccaaGCAGCAACAAGTATTTAAAATGACAAGAAAAAGTTGCATCAGAAGATTTGGAgaaagggaatataatgtTCTAGTTAAATCAAAAAGATTACAATTCAGCAAAAGCTAGTTGAGCAAGCATCTTTTCAGATCAACTCTATACCCattgtaatatttaaaaaagacttTATGAAACTTTCCCTGTTACAACCCaatatcaaaattaaattaccatttcaagatGACTTCATTGATGTTACATTTCGGAATAAAACCAGCGTTGTTGACTACCTCAAAAAACTCATTTTTCACTCCCACCAGCAgtggctgcaacaaaaccacCTACATGACAACGAAACCTATAgagcaaaagaaaatcaatgaacAGAACACtttaaaatgtgaaaaaaaattccaatgaaaaaatttacaaagcaaaacaaaaactgcaAGTTAAGCTTTAGCCAACATGcataaaatgaattattcaaaCACTTAATAGTTAAGACAATGAAAATAACTCAAACCAATACCACAGACAGCATGCAGCACTTCCCCACACCAGCACATGGTCGTCATGCAACAACTTACATCCTTCACCAGAGCTCGCTGCAGCAAGTATAAGAGGGCGGAGACCCTCTTATTAGAGAACCTGCATTTAACGGCAGCGATCACGTACACGTAACGCAATGAAAAGCTTGGACTTCACCAGGCTGttactagaaaaataaaaactcaattaACTTCAGAAACAAAGTCAtagaattttaatttagaaacaaAGTCTTcagatttcaaaattaatcaacattgttttctattattatgGCAAAGCCATTGACAAGTTCTCACACTTGTTGATGCGTTTACCATACGCACCGTCTTAATTACTTTAACAGGCATGGCTACCATCAGACAAGCCATCGCTCATCATCACATTCCTAAGTACTTCTTAATGTGACGAAACGTGCAACATGAACcaagagacgacattttgggGGAAATGCACAGCAGACCTCATGACCGTAGAAATTAAACCATTAGATTAAAGAACTATTAGAAATTTAACCATTTGCAGTCTGTGCCATTAGTAATTAGCCATGCAACTGCAAGTACACGTTAAAAACCATGATCCCCATAAGTTTCCTACAcaatatatttaaatttaataaccTTACGGAATAAAGGTAATAATTATTACCAAATGTTATAAGACTAATTGTCAAGAGAGAAAATTGCCTGCAATATGGCCAATCTGAGCCTTTTCGGACAGCATCTCCATAGAAAAGGACGATGATGTGAGGAAAGTCTTAGTAGTTATCTCAGGGCATCTCTCAACGGAATGACTGCAAAACCACTGCACACCATTAACAGCTCAAACCAAACAAGGAACCCtacaagacaaaaagaaaagaattaacctatgatattttcaaatatttaaagaaaagctaagaacaagaaaatgtaGCACACATATGTATACTTAAATTTAAGCTAAATTCTATGAATTGATTCATTATATACCAACAAAAACTTTTCACAAAAGCTGTCTTACATGGAAACCCGAAATAAGATGTCACTTGTCTTTGACataaattacaaaataatattaatgCTAATAGATTATTAGATTGCATTCTCAATTTAGCTTACAAGTACATAATtaccttttcaaatttcctctTTTCATCTCAATTGCCTTGCAAAATAGTGGAGACCCTCTTCATGACAAGACAGCGATCACGTGCACGTGCACCAGGCTTTTAATTTAGAACAATAAAAACTCTATTAAGAAGAAAAGTCTTTAACATGTATCCCGTAAATTCACCAgacggcacacacacaatttaaattcaataaccttaaagaataaaacaagaatTACCATTGACGAAAAACGTTAGGAAAGAAAGCCGCCATGATCCAATGGCTAAGGTAACCTTCTCGAGCGTCtcctagaaaaataaatgtcttTAAGATTGGAAGTATGGAACGAATGTCGCTGACTCGCTGCTGATCTCGACAATTTGATCACCCCCCCCCTACTTCCTCTACCAACACACTGAATAGATAAATCCCTAAACACATTGAACtatttagccacctagtgatAGCCCTTAGCATCCACTCACGAATTATTCAGCATCGTTGGTAGTGTAATAAGTTGGACGATCGGTGCAGCAACTGAAGCAGAAATTCAATTCatattaacaataaaaaaaagtagaattaaTTCACAATTCTTTGTAAAAAcataatatttacccatga
Above is a genomic segment from Daphnia pulicaria isolate SC F1-1A chromosome 8, SC_F0-13Bv2, whole genome shotgun sequence containing:
- the LOC124311003 gene encoding nose resistant to fluoxetine protein 6-like isoform X2 — its product is MSFHCLLVISLFLSPVIDGLSLTTNFKSESDERFIYSSVPTASAASNASKTCLQHTEEYLTALRSRLPWAVKMYESSGRLVEDLIYMEGSEILHHEPGLFDECLSVQSDGIPFQGQYCTVFFGLKLIDQINGNQSYISNTPREEEHNGRVEHLEHLYFYQRPSVGFCLPSTCSACDLTSAVSQHVGHRTIKGTNYSIVAIANENHCYTQEKINISRTTFDNVTIAVMFAFCLLGITVATATVHDNWKGNDSRQSFAIQLLYCFSARKNCKTLFSTEGAKDNLSCVNGIRVLSTCWIVLIHVSAAFTFSRLIYNRQMAVEKTLQLSYQFITNGLFAVDTFFLLSGLLVAFTQLRQLDQNNGVFNLKRFYLHRYIRLTPVYAALVAFISTLYPYVGTGPDWNFVVQKSKALRKSWWANLMYINNFVKPVRNWGTNPEMPSLETWYLACDMQMFLISPLFIYPIWRWKRAGIIWTALNFLVMLGISTIVFVVHNLPPTIFWFRPSDVTEINVYADKHYSETFARMPPYLIGILLGLLLYKTKDKTIHINKFLVAAGWIIATLLGLIATYGMFPYLDEATVPVIDPFIRVSYGVLNHSAWAITIGWIIFACTHGYGGFVHRFLSWKLFIPLSRLSYSVYLTHLIYTFAYISHLRKPYYFTEISGAMNFAGILVISFLLAFVVSVAVEMPFVNLDKLLFAGDSKSLQRKKKT
- the LOC124311003 gene encoding nose resistant to fluoxetine protein 6-like isoform X1 is translated as MSFHCLLVISLFLSPVIDGLSLTTNFKSESDERFIYSSVPTASAASNASKTCLQHTEEYLTALRSRLPWAVKMYESSGRLVEDLIYMEGSEILHHEPGLFDECLSVQSDGIPFQGQYCTVFFGLKLIDQINGNQSYISNTPREEEHNGRVEHLEHLYFYQRPSVGFCLPSTCSACDLTSAVSQHVGHRTIKGTNYSIVAIANENHCYTQEKINISRTTFDNVTIAVMFAFCLLGITVATATVHDNWKGNDSRQSFAIQLLYCFSARKNCKTLFSTEGAKDNLSCVNGIRVLSTCWIVLIHVSAAFTFSRLIYNRQMAVEKTLQLSYQFITNGLFAVDTFFLLSGLLVAFTQLRQLDQNNGVFNLKRFYLHRYIRLTPVYAALVAFISTLYPYVGTGPDWNFVVQKSKALRKSWWANLMYINNFVKPVRNWGTNPEMPSLETWYLACDMQMFLISPLFIYPIWRWKRAGIIWTALNFLVMLGISTIVFVVHNLPPTIFWFRPSDVTEINVYADKHYSETFARMPPYLIGILLGLLLYKTKDKTIHINKFLVAAGWIIATLLGLIATYGMFPYLDEATVPVIDPFIRVSYGVLNHSAWAITIGWIIFACTHGYGGFVHRFLSWKLFIPLSRLSYSVYLTHLIYTFAYISHLRKPYYFTEISGAMNFAGILVISFLLAFVVSVAVEMPFVNLDKLLFAGDSKSLQRGKKKT